A genomic segment from Paraburkholderia hayleyella encodes:
- a CDS encoding Hcp family type VI secretion system effector, translating into MPTPAYISIQGKTQGNITQGAFTADSVGNVFVEGHEDQILVQEIEHLIATPTDPQSGQPSGQRVHKPFTFTASLNKATPLLYQALASGEMLPEVEVKWYRTSTEGKQEHFFTTKLEDATIVNINTQLPHAQDLSKAEYTQLIKVAMAYRKITWTHAIAGTEASDDWRKPQES; encoded by the coding sequence ATGCCAACTCCCGCCTATATCAGCATCCAGGGCAAGACCCAAGGCAACATCACCCAAGGCGCCTTTACCGCCGACTCCGTGGGCAACGTCTTCGTCGAAGGCCACGAAGACCAGATCCTCGTCCAGGAAATCGAGCACCTCATCGCCACGCCCACCGATCCGCAGAGCGGCCAGCCTTCCGGCCAGCGCGTACACAAGCCGTTCACCTTCACCGCCTCGCTGAACAAGGCGACCCCGTTGCTATACCAGGCCCTGGCCTCCGGTGAAATGCTCCCCGAAGTGGAAGTGAAGTGGTACCGCACCTCCACCGAAGGCAAGCAGGAGCATTTCTTCACCACCAAGCTCGAAGATGCCACCATCGTCAACATCAATACCCAACTGCCCCACGCGCAAGACCTGAGCAAGGCCGAGTACACCCAGCTCATCAAGGTCGCCATGGCCTACCGCAAGATCACCTGGACTCACGCCATTGCCGGCACCGAAGCCTCCGACGACTGGCGCAAGCCGCAGGAATCCTGA
- a CDS encoding DUF6756 family protein, with translation MEKLDADDFKIELSAALKKCGLSDQQPSNRTVLLGKIQEAFVVGNPRAWWTSFKAKPSVLQCEDDSAYLRLVEVAPPSARNVWFVVDESNEEKFIFDVPIHAIAEIVKECRYFEYYVVSPDFSWLLAENDHGDLLFVTNAGHQ, from the coding sequence ATGGAAAAACTAGATGCTGACGATTTCAAGATTGAGCTATCCGCAGCGCTGAAGAAATGCGGGTTGAGTGATCAGCAGCCAAGCAATAGAACGGTGTTGCTGGGAAAAATTCAAGAGGCGTTTGTTGTTGGAAATCCGCGTGCTTGGTGGACAAGCTTTAAGGCAAAGCCTTCTGTATTGCAATGCGAGGATGACAGCGCATATTTGCGTCTTGTTGAAGTGGCTCCTCCGTCGGCAAGAAATGTGTGGTTCGTAGTGGATGAAAGCAATGAGGAGAAATTTATCTTTGATGTTCCAATCCATGCGATTGCTGAAATTGTCAAAGAATGCCGGTACTTCGAGTATTACGTCGTCTCACCAGACTTCTCATGGTTGCTCGCGGAAAATGACCATGGAGACTTGTTGTTTGTGACTAACGCAGGACATCAATAA
- a CDS encoding integrase core domain-containing protein, with protein MLDDYTRECPAIEADNGPEFAGKVLDAWAYEVGVALSFIRPGKPVENVCIESFNGRFRDECLNEHGFISMRHARSLIES; from the coding sequence GTGCTCGATGACTACACCCGGGAATGTCCGGCCATCGAAGCCGACAACGGTCCGGAGTTTGCCGGCAAGGTGCTGGATGCATGGGCTTACGAAGTGGGTGTAGCGCTGTCGTTCATCCGGCCGGGAAAGCCGGTAGAGAATGTCTGCATCGAGAGTTTCAACGGGCGCTTTCGGGATGAATGCCTTAACGAGCACGGGTTTATCTCCATGCGTCATGCGAGGAGCTTGATTGAATCTTGA
- a CDS encoding IS3 family transposase (programmed frameshift) — MKKSRFTDSQILEALKRAEAGLAVPELCRELCISSATFYKWRSKYGGMDASMMSRIKELEAENARLRKMYIEEKLKAEIASEAPAKKVLKPSRRREMAKQVVQQRRVSIRVACAVFGISESCYRYEAKLNTENEEIGDWLLRITGCHRNWGFLLCYFYLRNVKGFGWNHKRIYRIYRELELNLRIKPKKRLVRETPQPLSVPQAINEVWSMDFMHDQLADGRSIRTLNVIDDFNREALGIEVDFSLLSERVIRTLKQHLEWRGKPKVIRCDNGPEYLSAAIVTWTQRQGIRLEYIQPGKPQQNAYIERFNRSARYEWLSQYLWEDLEQVREAAADWMWTYNHERPNRALGGFTPKQRLAMAA, encoded by the exons ATGAAGAAGTCGAGATTCACGGACAGCCAGATACTGGAGGCGCTGAAGCGCGCGGAGGCTGGACTGGCTGTACCGGAGTTGTGCCGGGAACTGTGCATCAGTTCGGCAACGTTTTATAAATGGCGCTCGAAGTACGGTGGCATGGACGCGTCGATGATGTCGCGCATAAAGGAGCTGGAGGCGGAGAATGCCCGGCTTCGCAAGATGTACATCGAGGAGAAGCTCAAGGCGGAGATTGCCTCGGAAGCAC CTGCAAAAAAAGTTCTGAAGCCATCTCGTCGGCGCGAGATGGCAAAGCAGGTTGTGCAACAGCGCCGCGTGTCGATTCGTGTGGCGTGCGCGGTGTTCGGCATCAGCGAGTCGTGCTACCGGTACGAGGCGAAGTTGAACACGGAGAACGAAGAGATTGGCGACTGGCTGCTGCGTATCACGGGCTGCCATCGCAACTGGGGCTTTCTGCTGTGCTACTTCTACCTGCGCAACGTGAAGGGATTTGGCTGGAACCACAAGCGCATTTACCGGATTTACCGCGAGCTGGAACTGAACCTGCGTATCAAGCCGAAGAAGCGCCTGGTGCGGGAGACGCCACAGCCGCTGTCGGTGCCGCAGGCCATCAATGAAGTGTGGTCGATGGACTTCATGCATGACCAACTGGCGGACGGGCGCAGTATCCGGACGCTAAACGTAATTGATGATTTCAACCGGGAGGCGCTGGGCATCGAGGTGGATTTCTCGTTGCTATCGGAGCGGGTGATTCGCACGCTGAAGCAGCATCTGGAATGGCGAGGCAAGCCGAAGGTTATCCGGTGCGACAACGGTCCGGAATATCTGAGCGCGGCTATCGTGACGTGGACGCAAAGGCAAGGCATCCGGCTGGAATACATCCAGCCGGGCAAGCCGCAGCAGAACGCGTATATCGAGCGGTTCAACCGGAGTGCGCGATACGAATGGCTGTCGCAGTATCTGTGGGAAGACTTGGAGCAGGTGCGCGAAGCGGCGGCCGACTGGATGTGGACTTACAATCACGAGCGCCCGAATAGGGCATTGGGCGGTTTTACCCCGAAGCAGCGGCTGGCCATGGCCGCTTAG